Proteins encoded in a region of the Halioglobus maricola genome:
- the gdhA gene encoding NADP-specific glutamate dehydrogenase produces the protein MMYADLSLERFMEGLKKRNPGESEFHQAVFEVAASVIPYIQDNPRYRDAAILQRMTEPDRTIVFRVVWEDDDGNIRVNRGYRVQFNNAIGPYKGGLRFHPSVNLSILKFLGFEQTFKNSLTTLPMGAGKGGADFNPKGKSDREVMRFCQSFMTELWTHIGADVDIPAGDIGVGAREISYMFGQYKRLAKEFTGVLTGKALEFGGSLIRTEATGYGNAFFMQEMLAHRGEGMKDKTCVVSGSGNVAIYCAEKIRQLGGKVVTLSDSSGFIHDPNGIDESKLEWVKDLKVKRRGRISEYAEMFGCEFHEGKPWGVPCDLAFPCATQNELCTEGVSQLIANGCMAVSEGANMPTTVEAIDMLAEAGVMYGPGKAANAGGVAVSGLEMTQNSIRLAWTAEELESRLEQIMVGIHRQCVQYGQEGDHVNYVKGANIAGFLKVADAMLAYGVI, from the coding sequence ATGATGTATGCCGATTTGTCCCTTGAGCGGTTCATGGAAGGCCTTAAAAAGCGCAATCCGGGTGAGTCGGAATTTCACCAGGCCGTGTTCGAAGTGGCCGCCTCGGTGATCCCTTATATCCAGGATAATCCCCGCTATCGTGACGCCGCAATTTTGCAGCGTATGACCGAGCCAGATCGCACGATTGTGTTCCGGGTGGTGTGGGAAGACGACGACGGCAACATTCGGGTCAATCGTGGCTATCGGGTGCAATTCAATAACGCCATCGGTCCTTACAAGGGTGGCCTGCGTTTCCATCCTTCAGTGAACCTGTCGATCCTCAAGTTCCTGGGTTTTGAGCAAACCTTCAAAAATAGCCTGACCACGCTGCCGATGGGTGCGGGTAAGGGCGGTGCAGATTTTAACCCCAAGGGTAAGTCCGACCGTGAAGTGATGCGCTTCTGCCAGTCATTCATGACCGAGCTGTGGACCCATATCGGCGCGGACGTGGATATCCCCGCTGGCGATATCGGGGTAGGTGCCCGCGAGATCAGCTATATGTTCGGGCAGTACAAGCGGCTGGCCAAGGAGTTTACCGGGGTGCTCACCGGCAAGGCGCTGGAGTTCGGCGGTAGCCTGATCCGGACGGAAGCCACCGGCTACGGCAATGCCTTTTTTATGCAGGAGATGCTGGCCCATCGCGGCGAGGGCATGAAAGACAAAACCTGTGTCGTGTCGGGCTCGGGCAATGTCGCTATTTATTGCGCTGAAAAGATTCGTCAGTTGGGAGGCAAGGTTGTCACCCTGTCTGATTCGTCCGGCTTCATCCATGACCCCAACGGCATCGATGAATCCAAGCTGGAGTGGGTGAAAGACCTGAAGGTGAAGCGCCGCGGGCGAATTTCTGAATACGCTGAGATGTTTGGCTGCGAGTTCCACGAGGGCAAGCCCTGGGGCGTGCCCTGTGACCTGGCCTTCCCCTGCGCCACCCAGAATGAGTTGTGCACCGAGGGCGTCAGCCAGTTGATTGCCAATGGCTGCATGGCTGTGTCGGAGGGAGCGAACATGCCGACCACTGTTGAGGCCATCGATATGCTGGCGGAGGCAGGCGTGATGTACGGCCCGGGCAAGGCTGCCAATGCTGGCGGTGTGGCAGTGTCCGGCCTGGAAATGACCCAGAACAGCATCCGCCTGGCCTGGACGGCAGAGGAGCTCGAGTCACGGCTGGAGCAGATTATGGTGGGTATCCACCGCCAGTGTGTGCAGTACGGCCAGGAAGGTGACCACGTGAACTATGTGAAAGGCGCCAATATCGCCGGCTTTCTCAAGGTCGCCGATGCGATGCTGGCCTACGGTGTGATCTAA
- the rnr gene encoding ribonuclease R: MPKKGKITDPHAKREAAKYENPIASREVILDVLRDANKPLNHNQLAKKLQLASHEDAEALRKRLRAMERDGQVMSDRKGAYGLVDKMNLIHCKVQGHRDGYGFAMPLGEGDDVYLSARQMHFVFDGDEVLVLITGEDRRGRLEGRVVEVLQRGVTTVVGRYQEESGIGFVIPDNGRLTHQFLIPPKEKSGAKNGQIVSALITDYPTRQLGAKASITEILGDHMDPGLEIDVAIRSHEIPWEWPEAVQREAASLEDEPAEEDKRNRKDLRKLPFVTIDGEDARDFDDAVYCEKRRGGWRLYVAIADVSHYVRPGMALDEEAANRGNSVYFPERVVPMLPEALSNGLCSLKPQVDRLAMVCEMELNRTGKMLRYEFYEAVIHSHARLTYTQVGEVLNEGWHADVAPERVPDLLLLQELYKVLRAQRDTRGAIDFDTVETRIIFDEQKKIESIVPVVRNDAHKLIEEAMLCANVAAARFFEANQLPILYRVHEGPSEERLEGLRGFLGELGLDLPGGAKPTPLDYQHLLEQVAERDDVHVIQTMLLRSLSQAQYQPENGGHFGLHYDAYAHFTSPIRRYPDLLVHRGIRSLVRSDKPAEGVFRVAGAEPIPTRRIFPYDDAAMAVHGEQCSMTERRADDATREVNAWLKCEYLQEHVGDEFDGVIAAVTSFGLFVELEDLYIEGLVHVTSLPGDYYNFDKSRQRLLGERSGRMFKLGGKVRVQVARVNLDDRKIDLEMIDTKPSKKDKAPKQGRDQKPRGKKKSGSSQGKSQKKPKGKGKTGLRRRY, encoded by the coding sequence ATGCCAAAGAAAGGCAAGATCACTGACCCTCACGCCAAGCGAGAGGCCGCCAAATACGAAAACCCTATCGCCAGTCGCGAGGTTATCCTCGATGTGCTGCGCGATGCGAACAAGCCCCTGAACCATAACCAGCTGGCCAAGAAATTACAGCTGGCGAGTCACGAGGATGCGGAAGCCCTGCGCAAACGCCTGCGCGCGATGGAGCGCGACGGCCAAGTGATGTCCGACCGCAAGGGCGCCTATGGCCTGGTCGACAAGATGAACCTCATTCACTGCAAGGTGCAGGGCCATCGCGACGGCTACGGCTTTGCCATGCCGCTGGGCGAGGGCGACGACGTCTATCTCAGCGCCCGGCAGATGCATTTTGTGTTCGATGGCGATGAGGTGCTGGTGCTGATCACTGGCGAGGACCGCCGCGGTCGCCTCGAGGGCCGGGTGGTGGAAGTGTTGCAGCGCGGCGTGACCACTGTCGTGGGCCGCTACCAGGAAGAGAGCGGAATTGGTTTCGTGATTCCCGACAACGGCCGCCTCACGCACCAGTTTCTGATTCCGCCGAAGGAAAAGAGCGGCGCCAAGAATGGCCAGATCGTCTCCGCACTGATCACCGATTATCCCACCCGTCAGTTGGGCGCGAAGGCTTCCATCACTGAGATCCTGGGCGACCATATGGACCCGGGTCTGGAGATCGATGTTGCCATTCGCTCCCACGAGATTCCCTGGGAGTGGCCGGAAGCGGTGCAGCGCGAGGCGGCCAGCCTGGAAGACGAGCCCGCTGAAGAAGACAAGCGCAACCGCAAGGATCTGCGCAAGCTGCCTTTTGTCACTATCGACGGTGAAGATGCCCGCGACTTCGACGACGCGGTGTATTGCGAAAAGCGGCGTGGTGGTTGGCGCCTTTATGTGGCGATCGCCGATGTCTCGCATTATGTCCGCCCGGGCATGGCGCTGGATGAAGAGGCGGCCAATCGCGGCAACTCGGTGTACTTCCCCGAGCGAGTGGTGCCCATGCTGCCGGAAGCGCTGTCCAACGGCCTGTGCTCACTCAAGCCACAGGTGGACCGTCTGGCGATGGTTTGTGAGATGGAACTCAACCGCACCGGCAAGATGCTGCGCTACGAGTTCTATGAGGCGGTGATTCACTCTCACGCCCGGCTGACTTATACACAGGTGGGCGAGGTGCTTAACGAGGGCTGGCATGCTGATGTCGCACCCGAGCGCGTGCCCGACCTGCTCCTTCTGCAAGAGCTTTACAAGGTGTTGCGCGCCCAGCGCGATACGCGCGGCGCCATCGATTTCGACACGGTGGAAACCCGCATTATTTTCGACGAGCAGAAGAAGATCGAATCGATCGTGCCGGTAGTGCGCAACGATGCCCACAAACTGATTGAAGAGGCGATGCTCTGCGCCAATGTGGCCGCAGCGCGCTTTTTCGAGGCCAACCAGCTGCCGATTCTGTATCGGGTCCACGAGGGTCCCAGCGAAGAGCGGCTTGAGGGCTTGCGCGGTTTCCTCGGTGAACTGGGGCTGGACCTGCCCGGCGGCGCCAAACCGACGCCACTGGATTACCAGCACCTGCTGGAGCAGGTGGCCGAGCGCGACGATGTGCACGTGATCCAGACTATGTTGCTGCGCTCTCTCAGCCAGGCCCAGTACCAGCCCGAGAACGGTGGTCATTTCGGCCTGCACTATGACGCCTACGCGCACTTCACTTCGCCGATCCGCCGCTATCCGGATCTGCTTGTGCATCGTGGTATCCGCAGCCTGGTCCGTTCAGACAAGCCCGCCGAGGGTGTGTTCCGGGTAGCGGGCGCTGAGCCTATTCCCACCCGCCGTATCTTCCCCTACGACGATGCGGCCATGGCGGTCCACGGTGAGCAGTGTTCCATGACCGAGCGCCGCGCCGACGACGCCACCCGCGAGGTGAATGCCTGGCTCAAGTGTGAGTACCTGCAGGAGCATGTCGGGGATGAGTTCGATGGGGTTATCGCCGCGGTGACGAGTTTTGGCCTCTTTGTCGAGTTGGAGGACCTCTATATCGAGGGGCTGGTGCACGTCACCTCCCTGCCGGGCGATTACTACAACTTCGATAAGAGCCGCCAGCGCCTGCTCGGCGAGCGCAGCGGCCGAATGTTCAAGCTCGGGGGCAAGGTGCGGGTGCAGGTGGCCCGGGTCAACCTGGACGATCGCAAGATCGATCTGGAAATGATCGATACCAAGCCGTCGAAGAAAGACAAGGCCCCCAAGCAGGGCCGGGACCAGAAGCCCAGGGGCAAGAAGAAATCCGGCAGTTCACAGGGTAAGTCACAGAAGAAGCCCAAGGGCAAAGGCAAAACCGGCCTGCGCCGCCGCTACTAG
- the rlmB gene encoding 23S rRNA (guanosine(2251)-2'-O)-methyltransferase RlmB: MQYIYGIHAVDSLLRRAPKSVQRLWVQSGREDKRINALLELAQNQGVPVARETRKDLDAMVNGRHQGAVAETLDDPVHGDVQQANLWQEADLLRMVENKAEPVLILVLDGVTDPHNLGACMRSADAAGADAVVVPKDKSADLTPTARKVACGAAEVVPFVRVTNIARTLEALQERGVWVYGTAGEAQKTIYDNDLSGSAALVMGAEGAGMRRLTREHCDFLIKLPMAGSVSSLNVSVATGICLFEIVRQRGGEG; this comes from the coding sequence ATGCAATACATATACGGAATTCACGCTGTCGACAGCCTGTTGCGCAGAGCACCCAAGTCGGTCCAGCGCCTCTGGGTACAATCGGGTCGCGAAGACAAGCGCATTAACGCCCTGCTTGAGCTCGCCCAGAACCAGGGCGTCCCGGTTGCCCGCGAGACACGCAAGGACCTCGATGCGATGGTCAATGGCCGCCATCAGGGCGCGGTTGCCGAGACCCTGGATGACCCTGTGCACGGCGATGTCCAGCAGGCCAACCTCTGGCAGGAGGCCGATTTGCTGCGGATGGTGGAGAACAAGGCCGAGCCGGTGCTGATCCTGGTGCTGGACGGCGTTACCGACCCTCACAATCTCGGCGCCTGCATGCGCTCGGCGGATGCCGCCGGCGCCGACGCGGTGGTGGTGCCCAAAGACAAGTCCGCTGATCTCACGCCCACTGCGCGCAAGGTCGCGTGCGGCGCCGCTGAAGTCGTCCCGTTTGTGCGGGTCACCAATATCGCCCGTACCCTGGAAGCCCTGCAGGAGCGTGGGGTGTGGGTTTACGGCACCGCGGGTGAGGCCCAAAAAACGATATATGACAATGACTTAAGCGGATCTGCGGCGCTCGTGATGGGCGCTGAGGGGGCGGGGATGCGCCGCCTGACCCGGGAGCATTGCGATTTCCTGATCAAATTGCCCATGGCCGGTTCTGTCAGTAGCCTCAACGTCTCAGTGGCCACGGGTATCTGCCTGTTTGAGATTGTGCGGCAGCGCGGCGGGGAGGGGTAA
- the rpsF gene encoding 30S ribosomal protein S6, with protein MRHYEIVFMVHPDQSEQVPGMIERYSNTISKDGGSVHRLEDWGRRQLAYPINKIHKAHYVLMNVEASNEAMEELTTTFRYNDAVIRNLVIRRDEAVTDESLIMKAEKESRERKSRYEERKAAEATAEATPEAAAEETPAEKAAEPAPDAASEE; from the coding sequence ATGCGTCATTACGAAATCGTATTTATGGTCCATCCGGACCAGTCTGAGCAAGTGCCCGGCATGATCGAGCGCTACTCCAACACCATCTCCAAGGACGGCGGCAGCGTTCACCGTCTGGAAGACTGGGGTCGTCGCCAACTGGCCTATCCCATCAACAAAATCCACAAGGCACACTACGTGCTGATGAACGTGGAAGCTTCCAACGAAGCGATGGAAGAGCTCACCACCACTTTCCGTTACAACGACGCTGTGATCCGTAACCTGGTGATCCGCCGCGACGAAGCCGTGACTGATGAGTCCCTCATCATGAAGGCTGAGAAAGAGTCTCGCGAGCGCAAGAGCCGTTACGAAGAGCGCAAGGCGGCTGAAGCAACTGCAGAAGCAACACCAGAAGCAGCTGCTGAAGAAACGCCTGCCGAGAAAGCAGCAGAGCCGGCGCCTGACGCCGCCTCCGAAGAGTAA
- the rpsR gene encoding 30S ribosomal protein S18, with translation MARFFRRRKFCRFTAEGVKEIDYKDLETLKAYVSETGKIVPSRITGTKAKYQRQLATAVKRARFLALLSYTDSHS, from the coding sequence ATGGCCCGTTTTTTCCGTCGCCGTAAGTTCTGCCGTTTCACCGCCGAAGGCGTTAAAGAGATCGATTACAAGGATCTCGAGACCCTGAAAGCATACGTAAGTGAAACCGGCAAGATTGTCCCTAGCCGTATCACTGGCACCAAGGCCAAGTACCAGCGTCAGCTGGCGACTGCTGTGAAGCGCGCGCGCTTCCTCGCCTTGCTGTCCTACACGGATTCCCATAGCTAA